The following is a genomic window from Dehalogenimonas sp. 4OHTPN.
CGGCGTGGCGCCGTCCAGGGGCTCCAGGGCGCCGCGGACGCGCACCAGCGGTGGCGAATCCACCACCATGTGGAGGTCAGAGCCGTTGCGGTCTTTAGCCTGGGTGATGAGCTCAAATATATCCATCATAAGACAACAGGTTACCTTCCGGTATAGAACCACGCCGATTGGATGATAAACCGCTGATATCGAGCCCCGCTTCCGGGGCTCGATATCAGTAACGTATGACTTAGTAAACCGTCAGGGTGAACTTATAGACATACACCTTGGTGTCTTCAGTAAGCTCTTTGATTATTTCGGTGACGACGACGTTCTCAAAGCGCAGAGTGTTGCGGAGCTGGGTGGCATAAAGGAAGACTTCGGCTTCCGATTTGGTGGCGACGCCGGTAACGATCATGTACGAGCCGTCCCAAACAACGCTCTCCAGGGTCACGGTGAGCAGCGGCTTCTGGATCCAGGCGTTGCGGACGATGCCGGAGGCGAATTCACGCTGCTCCCGCAGTGATTCATAAGCGGAGCGGAGGGCCAGGGCTTCTTTATCTATCGGCGGGACAAGGACATTGACGTCATCGATCTGCTTTTTCAGCCCGGCCAGCTTAGCCTGCTCCTGGGCGATCTGGACAGTCAGGGCGTCTATCTTGGGCTGGATGGTGTCCGTTTCCGTCTTGATGTCCTCCACATAGGTCCAGCCGTAATACAGCGCGCCGAGGAGGAGGACGCCGGCGACCGGGGCCAGGATGTTGAACCAGTTGACGCCCCGCGGCAGGTAGGCAGCCGGCATGGCGTTAAGGTCAATCATCGAGCCGTATTCGCCGTCGCCGGCCTGGCGGACAGCCATGCCCAGGTTGACCATGTACTGGGTCATATCAAAGCCTTCCGGCATGGTGAAGCCGGAGGTCATGGCTTCCACCGAGTGGCCTTCATCGCCGCCGAGGACGGTCCAGGCGTCTTTATTGCGGGCCAGTTCGCCGGCGACCAGGACGGGTACATCGGCGCCGAACGGGGCTTCCGAGTGGGAAGAGTTATAGAAGGTGACGGTGCGGGAGATTTCCTCAGCGATGGACATGAGGCGCTCAGAGTCAGAGCCGACGTCCATGGGAATGGAGAAGGAACGGATGACCTCCGGTACGCGGTCAACCAGGATGATGATGTCAATGGACGACAGCCAGGTGTTGACGACCACCGACCGGGGGACGTGGACGCTGCGGCCCAGGGCCAGCGGAGCGATGTCCATGACCTTGATCTTGAGGCCGGCCTTCTGGATGGTGCGCACCAGGGCATCGGTGGCGTTTTTGGGATGGGCGGCCAGGAAGAAGCGCAGTTCGTGGGGGGCCCTGGACTGCAGCTCCTGGCGAGAGAGATAGACCTGGTCCATGGGCACCGGGATGACCCGGGCGCCTTCGGCTTGGAGGGCATCATCGAGAATGTTCTTGGGGACTTCCGGCAGGTTGACCAGGCGGAAGATGGAGTTCAGGCCAGAGATGGCGGCCGTCACTTCGCCGGTCACACCATGAGAGGAAGCCAGGGAGCGGATGCGCTCCGCCACAGCGTCTTCCTGCATGATGACGCCTTCATTGACCATGCCGGAATCCAGCATCATGGAGGCCCATTTTTCCACCGTCTTGCCGGCGGTGACCATGAGCTTGATCTCGTTATCTTCGATATAGATAGTAGTCAGTTTCTTGGCCATCGGCTTACCTTTCCAGCGCCAGAATGTTGATGGTGATGAGGGCATCCGGCAGCGGCACGCCGCCGATCTCAGGATCGAACTCGGTGTAGAAGGTGATAGAGACCGCGTCTATGGTGGCGGTCAGGTAGGGGTCCGAGGTTTCCAGATTGCCGATGAAGTCATTGATCTTGAGGATGGCGCCGGAGACCTTGATCTCCATGTCCGTGGACTGGTACTTGATACCGCCGATGGTGACGGAGGACGGCTCATTGCCGCGGAACTCCACCAGGTTTAGCTGGTTGTTGGCGGCCAGGATGAACAGCTTGGCGCCGTAGTCAATGGTCTGGATGGCGGCCACGGGCGGCGGGGTGGGCCAGACGGCCTGCCACTCTGCCAGAGACTCACGGGCGGCGGCCAGCTTGGCCTGGGCGGCGGTAAGGTCAGCCTGCGCGGCCGTCACATTAGCCTGAATGGGCGGCAGCAGCGCCTGGGTGGAGGTCAGAAGCGCCTCCTGGGTGTCACGGCGGTCAAGCTCATCCTGCCACAGCATGTAAAGCAGGACGCCGGCGATAATGAAGAGCCCCAGGAAGAGGATGGTGATGAACGCCTTGCTAATTCTCATTCAAGCTCCTTGTTCAAGTTGTTGGGGGTTAGGGTGCGGCGGTGATATTCCAGGTGCGGACGGCGGTTGGATTGAAACCCGGAAGATTCATGGTATCTTTGTACTCGGGATTGTAAATGATAGAAAAGTTCTTATCCGCACTAATATCTTCCGGGATATCAATGCCCTGGCCGCAGATTACGCTACCAATGATTTCCGCTTCTTTCTTAAACGATATGCCGCCGTTGGGGGCATAAATCAAAGCTTCCAAGTCGGCTTCTTTACGGAAATCAATGCTGCCGTTGACCGAAAAGATCAAATCATTTCCAGTTGGATTCGTGCCGTAATTGCCGATCTTCTCAAACCCGATATTGCCGACGGCAACTATGCTACCGGTACCTTGAATCAAAGTATCCTGACCGATGTCAATGGTTCCTTCAACATAGATGGTCCCATGAAGGTTAATGATGATATTTTTATCCGTGGTTAAGTTGCCCGTTATATATTTCGGCCCAAAATCTACGGTAATACTGGCGCCAGGCGGATCGTTGATCTTATAGTTGCCAGTTATTGTCCCGCCGACCAGTGCCTCTGTCTTAAATCCAAGAGCAAAGGCGGCGTTTTCCTGAGCGGTCGGGAAGACTAAACCAGCGGCATTTTCGATGATTTCAGGTGTTCCATCATTGTCGTCTTCGTGAATCAAGCCGCCCTGGGCGTCAAATTCACCCAATGCGAAGACATCACCATTAATATAGGCATCTTTTTTCAGAGTGATGTCGTTACTGGCAACCATCGCGCCATCGAAAATGTTCAGGTTAGTACTAATGATAAAAGCGGTAATGAGAGTATTTGAATCAGTGCCTGTGCTGGATGACTCCACCTTGTAAAGGTTGGAGGCTTGTTTGGTGACTTTTACGTGGACGGTCTCGCCGTTTGTCGGCGTGAGTAAGTTGAATTCCCTGAAATCTGTCACCATCACCGGGACTCTGGATGAATCCTGGGGATCCTGCCGGATTTCCCAGAGAGCGTGCTCAACGCCGGCATCCGCGGCATAATAGTCCTCAACCTGGATTTCAACATTCCGCCCGACGTTCAGGCTGGTGGTGACCAGCCCTACCAAGGGGCCAATAATGAGCCCGCCTATCGCAAGCATGATCATGGCGAGAATCAACGCCTGACCGTTTTGCCGTCTGCCGAACCTTATCAGATTTTTCATCTCCCTACCCCCTTGCCCTATACGTTATCAGGGCGCGGCTCTATCTTATAAAAACGGACTTCTGTAGCGGCATTATTCCCTGTACCGACAACCACGGTAATTTTCAACTCAAACACAGCTCCGGCCTGACGAAACCATGTTGGCGCAGTAGCATCAGCAATGTCCGCAAAATATTGTACACCTGATGCGATAGTCTGTGTTGAAGGTGCACCCGCATTAATAGTTTCTGTCCGCTGCAAATTGTTGCCAACAATCTGATAGGTTATCACTTTTACACTTGGGCTGCCGACGTAGGCAGTAAGGTCTTCAGTTAGAGTCAGGACAAAGCCATTCACCCCACCGAATGACATATGAGTTGCCTGTAAAGCGTCACGGCTCATCCACTGGCCGGCATTTTGAACATTTCTTATCGCCAGGGTGCGGTTTTGGCTAAGATCATTGGTATTGAAAATGGACATAGTGGTCATGGCAACGGCAGCCATAATCACAGTTAGAATCGCCATGGCGACAAGAATCTCGACAAGGGTAAAGCCACGCTCACGTCTGCTTATTCTTATAAGAGTTCTTGCGTTCATCACCGATTCACCTTGTAACCTTCGATGGTGACGCTGCCGTCCCAAACATTAGGATTGTTACTGACATCAAATTGGACGACCACAGTTATTTTTTGGATGCCCCTGTCCCAAGACCAAACCTCTGGGGAACCTGGCAATTTTGTATTTAAAATGCCAGTGGTGGGATCTACAGGTTCCACGGTCACAGTAATTGCAAAATCGCCGGTAAACGACACAATATCGTAAGCATCCTTGGGCCTTAGCGGATCGACCGGCACTTTAGAGAAATCCAGGTAGGCTTCCTTTTTTATACTTTCCAACTGGCTGCGGGCAAGACTTTCAGCGGTCGACTTGGCGTCATCCAGCATATTAGCCCTTAATGCGTACTGAAGAGTTATCAAAAAGGCTACACCCACAACGGTGAGAATCAACATCGCTATCAGCACTTCGATGAAGCTGAAGCCGTTTTTCTTAAGCCTTATTCTATTGTTCACCGGGGCGGCCATGAGGCCACCTCTCCTTCTACGCATTACAGCTGCCCGTACATTGAGTACATAGAGGAAACCAGGGCGACGGCGATGAAAGCGACAATCAGGCCGATGATCACGGTCATGGCGGGCTGGATGAGGCCTATGGCGGCCTTGATGCGGTCGTCGGCTTCCATATCATAGGTGTGGGCGACGGTGGAGAGGGTGTCGTCCAGTTTACCGGTTTCCTCACCGACGCCGACCATCTGCACCATCATCGGCAGGAAGACCTTGCGGCGGGTCATGGGGCCAGAGAGGCCTTCGCCGCGGATGAGTTCCTTCTGGACCTCGCCGATTGCCTCGCCGATAATCTTGTTAGAGGTGGCATTCCCGGCCTGGGCCATGATTTCAGGCAGCGGCAGGCCGGCGCGGAACAGCAGGGCGATGGTCTGGGAGGCGCGGGAAAGCTCCGAAAGCTGGATGATGCGGCCGATGACGGGCATCTTCAGCATGGCTTTGTCCACGTTGTAGCGGCCGATGGGGGTGCGCATCCACATGATGAGGGCGATGACGCCGAGGACCAGGGCGCCGAGGATGTAGATGCCCCACTGGGTGGAGAAATCAGTCACGGCGATGAGGATGCGGGTGGCGGTGGGGAGCTCGGTGCCGAGCTGCCGGTAGAGGTCGGTGAAAGTGGGCAGGACGAAGATCATCAGGATGGAAACGACGATCACGGCCACCACGGCGACGACCACCGGGTAGGTCATGGCGCTTTTAATCTTTTTCTGGGTCTCGTTCATGCGGGACATGAAGTCCGCCATGTTGCGGAGGACGGTCTCAAGGTTGCCGCCCTGCTCGCCGGCGGAGAGGACGCGGTGGAACAGCGGCGAGAAGGCTTTGGGATGCTTGCTCATGGCGGCGGAAAGGGAGGAGCCGCCGCGGATGTCGTTGGCGACGGCCGAGAGCACTTTTTTGAAGGTGGCGTTGGTGGTCTGCTCCTGCAGCAGTTCCAGAGAGGTCACGATATCGGTGCCGGACTCTAAAAGCAGCGCCAGCTGGCGGGAAAAAAGGATGATTTCACCCAGCTTGACCTTGGGGGTGAACATCGAGGAACCGGCCGCAGAGAACAACTTGGATTGGGATTTGAGCGAAAGCACCTGGTAGCCGTTGTGGTGCAGCAGTTTGGCCGCGGCGTCGCGGTCAACGGCCGAGATTTTACCCTGCACCAGCTTGCGGTCCTGAGCATAGGCCACGTAAGCGAAGTTCATCTGTTCACCCTTCGATGGTCTTCATCATTAAACAACGTTTCCACTAGCGATATGTCACCATTCAATCTATTATACAACGCGCCGCAATCGTTTTTACGATGTAGTCAAAATTACTACAGAAGTAATTAGTACTGCTCTTCCGGCGAATAAGCGCTCCTCAATATTTCCGACGGCGTGGTGATGCCTTCTTTCACTTTGAGCATGCCGTCCTTCATCATGGTCACCATGCCCTCGCGGATGGCCTGGGCGCGGATGTCGGCAGAGCCGGCGCCGTCCAGCAGCATCCGTTTAAGTGTCTCAGAAAAATACATGATCTCAAAGACGCCGACCCGGCCCAGATAACCGGTATAGGCGCAGGATTTGCAGCCGGTGCCGTAAGTGAACTTGGCACGCTTTTCGCCGGTTTCCCGCTCATAAGCCACCTGTTCGATGACTGGGGCCTCGACCTGATGCGAGCAGTAGGGGCAGATGCGGCGCACCATGCGCTGGGCGACGACGCCGATGATAGCCGAGGAGATGAGGAAGGGCTCGACGCCAAGGTCGATCAACCGGAAAAGCACGCCGACGGTATCGTTGGCATGGATGGAAGACAGCATCAGGTGACCGGTCAGGGCCGCCTGGACGCCGATGTTGGCCGTCTCGGCGTCGCGGACCTCGCCGACCAGGATGACGTCCGGGTCGAGCCGGAGAATGCTGCGCAGGCCAGAGGCGAAAGTGATGCCGGCCTGGACGTTGACCTGAATCTGGTTGATATCCTTAAACCGGTATTCGGCCGGGTCTTCAACCGTGATGACGTTCCTGGTTTTGGTATCTATCGAAGAGAGCGAGGCGTACAGGGTGGTCGTCTTGCCGGCGCCGGTGGGGCCGGAAATGAGGATCATGCCGTAGGGTATGCGCAGCATGTTCTCGTATTTGGCCAGCGACTCCTTGTTGAAACCGAGCTGGGACAGCTGCATCAGCCCGCGGGATTTGTCCAGAAGCCGGAGCACCGACATCTCGCCGTGGACGGTGGGGGCGGTGGCGACGCGGATATCGATGGTGCGGCCACCGGCCTGGGTGGAAAACTGGCCGTCCTGGGCGTGATGATGGTCGGCGATATTGAGCGATGAAAGAATCTTGATGCGCGAAATGATGGCGCGCTGCACCGAAATGGGCAGGCTCATCATTTCCTGGAGCGAACCGTCGATGCGGAAACGCACCCGCATCCGCTCTTCATCCGGCTCCAGGTGGATGTCCGATGCCCGCGCCTTGACCGCTTCTTCGATAATCAGGTTGAGCGCCTGGGCCAGCGGCGCATCCACGGCGGCATCCATGGCCAGCTTTTCATCGGTAGCGTCGGCGGAGAAGGACATCCGGGACAGGAATTTATCGACCTCACCATAGCCCTTGTAGTTGAAGTCGATGGCTTCCCTGAGTTCTTTTTCATCGGCCGGCAGCGCCTTGACCCGCCGCTTGGAGTAAGCGGTGAGGGCTTCCAGAGCCAGGATGTCCGAGGGGTTAGCCATGGCAACCTCAATGGTGTTGCCGGAGATCCTGACGGGAATGGCGTTGTAACGCCGGGCCATGATTTCGGGGATGATTTTTAAAGCCTCGGCTGAAGGCAGCTGCCGCAGTTCCCGTCCCAGCTTGCCGTTTTCAGACGCCCTGGCTTCCCCATTGGCGGCAGGTTTGACATCAGACGGCGGCGCGGCAGGCTTAGTCTCAGCCGCCTCGGGTTTTGCAGCCTCGGCGGCGCCGGCGATTGATTTAACATCGGCCGGCGCGGCCGGCTCTACCGCAACGGCTTTAACTTTATCCGCTGTGTCTGCAGAGCTTTCGGATTTCGCCTTCGCTGTCAGGGCGCCGAGTTCAATGATGCGGATCTTCTGGCTCTCGGCAAACCGGGCCGCTTCCTCCGACAGGATCGCCGGGGTGGCGATGAATTTGGAATTGATGCGCGCGTCGTAAGCCTTGGTATCAAAGAGCGCGATTTCTTCCAGGTTCAGCGTGGGTCCATGTTCAAAAACATCAATGCCGAGCCGATGCTCCTGGGTGCCGTTCTGCCTGGCTACCAGATCAAAGGTATGCTGGATGCCGCTGCGGCCGGTCAGCTTGGCGTGCTCCTCGACCTTATAACCGGTTTTTTTCAGCGTTTTGATGAGGTCAGCCCGGTCGGTGAATTTCAGAGGGCGGTCGAGGACAATGGGCGGCTCCGGCGTCCCGGTATCTTCCTGGAGCAGCACCTGCAGGGAGGCTTCATCAAACATCTGCACTTTCTGGCTGTCGGCGAATTCCTGGACCTGTTTGGCCAGATTGGTCGGCAGGATGACGGCCCGCTCCGAGATGCCGGCGTCATAGGTCTTGTTGGCGAAGGTGAAAACCGCCGCTTCAGCCGAAGAGCGGTCGGTTATCCCGTTCAGAACGGCGAAGGCGATAGTGCGGCTGGCAAAACCATCATCACGGCGGGCCAGCAGGTCAAAAGAATGTTCCAGCCCGGAGCGGCCCTGAAGTTTGGCCTGCTCCGTGACCTCATAGCCCTGGCCGCGCATATAATTGGCCAGGCGGTTTCCGATATTCTTGTTTTCTGAAGTTTTAATGGCGGGCATTCAGGCTTTCCTTCGACTTAATAATCAAACACCGGTTGATTATACTTCAATTGCCTGACAGTTGCGATTGCCTCATCCTGCCGCCGGCTCTCTGCCCAGCGGAATGTAGCCGCGGCGGATAGCCAGGACGGCGGCGTGAGCCCGGTCGTTGGCGTTCAACTTGCGCAGAATGGCTGAAATATGGTTTTTGATGGTCTGCTCCGATATTTTGAGAGCCGCGGCGATCTGTTTATTGGTATGGCCTTCGGTGACATGGATAAGTATCTGGCGCTCGCGCTGAGTCAGCGGGGCGACAACGTCGAGCCCGGCGTCAATCTCATTCAGTTCCTGGAACTGCCTCAACACCTGCTCGGCGATCGTCGGCCTGGTGGTCAGCAGTTCGTTAATGGGATATTCACCCCGGGACGCCCGGTCGATAGTTTCCAGCAGCTCAACGGCAGTGGTGCTTTTCTTCAGGCAGGCCACGGCGGCGGTGCGGATGACATCGAACAATTCAGTGTCGTTGGGATCTGGAGACAGGATAATGACGCGGGTATTTGGGAAATAGCGGACGATTTTCCGGCCGAGTTCAAGGCCGTTGGAGGTGGTCAGGTCTGAGCCGAGGAGCACGATCTCCGGCAGCACCGCCTCTATCGCCTCCAGCGGATCCTGGTTGGGATCGCACTCCAGTACTTCCAGATTCGGCCGCCCTTCCAGTGCCCGCGCCACCCCGGCGCGAAAAAAAGGCTGCTCATCGCAGATCATAACCTTAGTTCTATTCATCAGCGGCTCCGTTCATCTCCTGGGATTCGCCCTCACCGTTTTGGTTGCTGTGGCCGGCTAAAAACTCCTCGATGTCCTCGCGCCGGAAGCGGCGGTCACCCCTGGGGCCGAGCTGGTAGGCTTTAAGCGTGCCCTGATTGCTCCAGCGCCGAACGGTGTTGATATGCACGTTCAGAATGGCGGCCACCTCGGTGGTAGTCAGCATAGGCGTTACCGGCGCCCGGTTGGCATTCACCATAATCTAAACCTTTCTTTACCTAACTATATATCACTATTCGGTACTATTGCGCATTGTACCTCAACGAATACTACCTAACAATACCTCTTTAGTACTATTTTTCCCAGGATGTTTGCGTCTCCGCATTCGGCGGGGCATAATGAGACCATGTACTTTAGTTTGAGCCCGGGCAAAGCTAGAGGCCTAAGACAGATCTCCGGAGCCGGCGGCAGATTCACCATGGCCGCGATGGACCATCGCGGCTCGCTGGAACACGAACTGTGCGCCGCCTCCGCCCAGGGCTGCTACAACGATATGGCGGATTTCAAAATGGACCTGTGCGCCGCCCTGGCCCCTCATGCCAGCGCCGTTCTGCTTGACCCTATTTTCGGCGCCGCCCAGGCGATCAGCCGCGATGTCCTGCCGAAAAGCGCCGGCTTACTGGTTAGCGTTGAAGCCACCGGGTATCAGGGCGATCAAACAGCCCGCCGGAGCCGTATTCTTGACGGTTGGGGGGTTGCTAAAATCAAACGGCTCGGTGCCTCAGCGGTCAAGATGCTGACTTACTTCAGACCGGATTCCGGGGATTTAGCCGCAGACCAGTTGGAGCTGGTGGCGGAAGTAGCGAAGGAATGCCAGAAACACGATATCCCCTTCCTGGTGGAACCGGTATCTTATCCGCTGCAAGGCGAAAGCGCGGCGGCATTTGCCTCGAAGAAGACATCCATCGTCGTTGAGACAGCCCGCCTGATGACCGGCTTGCCGATAGATGTCCTGAAAGCTGAATTCCCCGCCGACATCAGCCTTAATTCCGACGACAAGGCATTGACTGACGCCTGCCGGAGTCTTGACGCCGCCGCAAGCAAACCCTGGGTGATACTCTCAGGCGGAGCGAGTTACGAGGTATTCCGGCGCCAGGTTGAATTCGCCTGCCGCGCCGGGGCTTCCGGATTCCTAGCCGGGCGGGCCCTCTGGCAGGAAGCCGTTGCCATTGGCAACCGCATTGAGCGCCGGCGTTTCCTGGAAACTGTCGCCGCCCGGCGACTCATGGAAATAAGCTCTTTCGCGGAAACGCTAGGCCAGCCATGGTACCAAAAAATAGGTCTGGCTGGGGATCAATTATTCGATGTCAACGCCGAATGGTACCGTAACTACTGACGGCGCCGCAGGACCTTAACGGCATCGCCATCTCGTTCAACCCCACCGACCAGGGTCATCTCAACAAGGATTTCAGACAGCCGGGAAATTTCTGCCAACCGCATGCGGATTTCAATACCCGCTGATCCGCCGCTGAGAAATAACAAGCTGGCATTTGGGATCTGGGTTAAATTATCGCGGAAGGCAGTCACATCGCCGGCGCTGAAGCCGCTTAACTTAAGAGTGTAATCCCCCGGTAAAAATTCCCCGAGATCCGATTGTAACTCCGTTGTGCCCTCTCCGGAGGCTAACTCCGCTTCTTTATTCTCGGTTTTCTTTTGTTCTGCGAAGCGGGCGGCTTTTTTTTCTTTAGCCATCATCCGTGCCTGCTGCCTGGCTTCTTCCTCGGCGGCAGCCCTGGATGCGGC
Proteins encoded in this region:
- the pilM gene encoding pilus assembly protein PilM, which translates into the protein MAKKLTTIYIEDNEIKLMVTAGKTVEKWASMMLDSGMVNEGVIMQEDAVAERIRSLASSHGVTGEVTAAISGLNSIFRLVNLPEVPKNILDDALQAEGARVIPVPMDQVYLSRQELQSRAPHELRFFLAAHPKNATDALVRTIQKAGLKIKVMDIAPLALGRSVHVPRSVVVNTWLSSIDIIILVDRVPEVIRSFSIPMDVGSDSERLMSIAEEISRTVTFYNSSHSEAPFGADVPVLVAGELARNKDAWTVLGGDEGHSVEAMTSGFTMPEGFDMTQYMVNLGMAVRQAGDGEYGSMIDLNAMPAAYLPRGVNWFNILAPVAGVLLLGALYYGWTYVEDIKTETDTIQPKIDALTVQIAQEQAKLAGLKKQIDDVNVLVPPIDKEALALRSAYESLREQREFASGIVRNAWIQKPLLTVTLESVVWDGSYMIVTGVATKSEAEVFLYATQLRNTLRFENVVVTEIIKELTEDTKVYVYKFTLTVY
- a CDS encoding pilus assembly PilX N-terminal domain-containing protein is translated as MKNLIRFGRRQNGQALILAMIMLAIGGLIIGPLVGLVTTSLNVGRNVEIQVEDYYAADAGVEHALWEIRQDPQDSSRVPVMVTDFREFNLLTPTNGETVHVKVTKQASNLYKVESSSTGTDSNTLITAFIISTNLNIFDGAMVASNDITLKKDAYINGDVFALGEFDAQGGLIHEDDNDGTPEIIENAAGLVFPTAQENAAFALGFKTEALVGGTITGNYKINDPPGASITVDFGPKYITGNLTTDKNIIINLHGTIYVEGTIDIGQDTLIQGTGSIVAVGNIGFEKIGNYGTNPTGNDLIFSVNGSIDFRKEADLEALIYAPNGGISFKKEAEIIGSVICGQGIDIPEDISADKNFSIIYNPEYKDTMNLPGFNPTAVRTWNITAAP
- a CDS encoding type II secretion system protein; amino-acid sequence: MNARTLIRISRRERGFTLVEILVAMAILTVIMAAVAMTTMSIFNTNDLSQNRTLAIRNVQNAGQWMSRDALQATHMSFGGVNGFVLTLTEDLTAYVGSPSVKVITYQIVGNNLQRTETINAGAPSTQTIASGVQYFADIADATAPTWFRQAGAVFELKITVVVGTGNNAATEVRFYKIEPRPDNV
- a CDS encoding type II secretion system protein, giving the protein MAAPVNNRIRLKKNGFSFIEVLIAMLILTVVGVAFLITLQYALRANMLDDAKSTAESLARSQLESIKKEAYLDFSKVPVDPLRPKDAYDIVSFTGDFAITVTVEPVDPTTGILNTKLPGSPEVWSWDRGIQKITVVVQFDVSNNPNVWDGSVTIEGYKVNR
- a CDS encoding type II secretion system F family protein; this encodes MNFAYVAYAQDRKLVQGKISAVDRDAAAKLLHHNGYQVLSLKSQSKLFSAAGSSMFTPKVKLGEIILFSRQLALLLESGTDIVTSLELLQEQTTNATFKKVLSAVANDIRGGSSLSAAMSKHPKAFSPLFHRVLSAGEQGGNLETVLRNMADFMSRMNETQKKIKSAMTYPVVVAVVAVIVVSILMIFVLPTFTDLYRQLGTELPTATRILIAVTDFSTQWGIYILGALVLGVIALIMWMRTPIGRYNVDKAMLKMPVIGRIIQLSELSRASQTIALLFRAGLPLPEIMAQAGNATSNKIIGEAIGEVQKELIRGEGLSGPMTRRKVFLPMMVQMVGVGEETGKLDDTLSTVAHTYDMEADDRIKAAIGLIQPAMTVIIGLIVAFIAVALVSSMYSMYGQL
- a CDS encoding GspE/PulE family protein — encoded protein: MPAIKTSENKNIGNRLANYMRGQGYEVTEQAKLQGRSGLEHSFDLLARRDDGFASRTIAFAVLNGITDRSSAEAAVFTFANKTYDAGISERAVILPTNLAKQVQEFADSQKVQMFDEASLQVLLQEDTGTPEPPIVLDRPLKFTDRADLIKTLKKTGYKVEEHAKLTGRSGIQHTFDLVARQNGTQEHRLGIDVFEHGPTLNLEEIALFDTKAYDARINSKFIATPAILSEEAARFAESQKIRIIELGALTAKAKSESSADTADKVKAVAVEPAAPADVKSIAGAAEAAKPEAAETKPAAPPSDVKPAANGEARASENGKLGRELRQLPSAEALKIIPEIMARRYNAIPVRISGNTIEVAMANPSDILALEALTAYSKRRVKALPADEKELREAIDFNYKGYGEVDKFLSRMSFSADATDEKLAMDAAVDAPLAQALNLIIEEAVKARASDIHLEPDEERMRVRFRIDGSLQEMMSLPISVQRAIISRIKILSSLNIADHHHAQDGQFSTQAGGRTIDIRVATAPTVHGEMSVLRLLDKSRGLMQLSQLGFNKESLAKYENMLRIPYGMILISGPTGAGKTTTLYASLSSIDTKTRNVITVEDPAEYRFKDINQIQVNVQAGITFASGLRSILRLDPDVILVGEVRDAETANIGVQAALTGHLMLSSIHANDTVGVLFRLIDLGVEPFLISSAIIGVVAQRMVRRICPYCSHQVEAPVIEQVAYERETGEKRAKFTYGTGCKSCAYTGYLGRVGVFEIMYFSETLKRMLLDGAGSADIRAQAIREGMVTMMKDGMLKVKEGITTPSEILRSAYSPEEQY
- a CDS encoding response regulator transcription factor, whose translation is MNRTKVMICDEQPFFRAGVARALEGRPNLEVLECDPNQDPLEAIEAVLPEIVLLGSDLTTSNGLELGRKIVRYFPNTRVIILSPDPNDTELFDVIRTAAVACLKKSTTAVELLETIDRASRGEYPINELLTTRPTIAEQVLRQFQELNEIDAGLDVVAPLTQRERQILIHVTEGHTNKQIAAALKISEQTIKNHISAILRKLNANDRAHAAVLAIRRGYIPLGREPAAG
- a CDS encoding helix-turn-helix domain-containing protein yields the protein MVNANRAPVTPMLTTTEVAAILNVHINTVRRWSNQGTLKAYQLGPRGDRRFRREDIEEFLAGHSNQNGEGESQEMNGAADE
- a CDS encoding tagatose 1,6-diphosphate aldolase — encoded protein: MYFSLSPGKARGLRQISGAGGRFTMAAMDHRGSLEHELCAASAQGCYNDMADFKMDLCAALAPHASAVLLDPIFGAAQAISRDVLPKSAGLLVSVEATGYQGDQTARRSRILDGWGVAKIKRLGASAVKMLTYFRPDSGDLAADQLELVAEVAKECQKHDIPFLVEPVSYPLQGESAAAFASKKTSIVVETARLMTGLPIDVLKAEFPADISLNSDDKALTDACRSLDAAASKPWVILSGGASYEVFRRQVEFACRAGASGFLAGRALWQEAVAIGNRIERRRFLETVAARRLMEISSFAETLGQPWYQKIGLAGDQLFDVNAEWYRNY